A region of the Candidatus Latescibacter sp. genome:
GAAGGGGGTAGAAAAAATGAAAGATAAAAAATGCTTGTGGCGAATTCTCCCCTTAACAAGGGGAGATGCCGACAGGCAGAGGGGATCAATCCCTTTAATGAAATGTGAAAAAACATTTTATGAATAATCCGGGCTAAAAGACTTGTGAAAAACACTTTTATTGAATGAAAACCCCGCTTTTTCTAAACTCACCTCTTGGTCTCCTCTCTATTCTAGAGAGGAGATAACTCGTTGCGAGCCTTCTAGTTCCCCCTCTATAGTATAGAGAGGGGGTCAGGGGGTGAGTTTAGGCGGAAAAGAAAATAACAGGCATTTAGACTTTTTCACAAGCCTTCTCAAACCCTCAAAATATATGTAAATCAAGCAATTACAAATTATTGCTTATAATAATCCTGCCAGCAGCCATTTCGGGAATGATTTTTCTTACATATGTATAACCGGCTGCTTTTTTTATAAGCGCTTTAATATAATAACATAAATATGAAAATAAGAAGCTTTTTTTTTAAAAATTTTTCTTTTTAATCTTTTTTTTCTAAAAATGGTTATATCAATGCGCCGGATCAGATGCCAATGCCCTGATTTTGCCGGGGAAAATCAGGAAACCCATTCGGCATGTCTTCTTCAGTATTGCTCCATGAGCAGTGACGCCGAAACTCTTTCCTTGAACTGCTACAGCGAAAAAGGTATATTAAAAAATCCTTTTTAGAGAAAGGAAATCTCTTGGATCACGATGCGTATAAAGAAGCCGGAGTCGATATCGATGCGGCGATGGAAACCAAACATCACATTCGGAAATTGGTGCGGTCAACCTTTCGTCCGGAGGTGCTGTCAGACATCGGAGCATTCGGCGGACTGTTCAAACCCGATTTCACCGGGATCAATGACCCTGTGCTCGTTTCTTCGGCGGACGGGGTTGGCACGAAACTGAAAGTTGCGGTCATGACCGGCCGTCACGACACAGTGGGCGCCGACCTTGTGAATCACTGCTGCAACGACATCCTTGTAATGGGCGCTGTCCCGCTCTTTTTCCTGGATTACCTGGCCTACTCCAAACATGACAATACGCTGGTGCAGGCGGTCATATCCGGCATCGCCCAGGCCTGCCGTGAGAATGGCTGCGCTCTCATCGGGGGCGAAATGGCCGAGCTTCCCGATGTCTACCATCCCGGAGAATACGATCTGGCCGGAGTAATTGTGGGCGTGGTCGGCCAGGGTGATATTCTCGATGGTTCCCGGGTATCCGGGGGAGATGTCATACTCGGGCTCGCCTCCACCGGTCTCCATACCAATGGGTACACGCTTGCCCGGAAGCTTCTCTTCCGGACGGCCGGTCTCAAACCGGAAGACCTGCTGCCTGGAACAGGGAAAACCATTGCGGATGCGCTGCTCGCAGTTCACCGCTCCTATGGTCCCTCGGTCATTCCGCTTCTTCATGCCCCGGGGCTTCACGGCATGGCCCATATTACCGGGGGCGGATTTACCGGAAACATCGACCGCACCCTTCCGGCGCACCTCGATGCGGTGATCGATCTCGATTCCTGGGGAATCCCCCCTCTTTTCCGGTTCCTTACAGAGACCGGTAATCTCAGCGACGCCGAAGCGTACCGCACATTCAATATGGGAATCGGGATGACATTGACTGTGGATCCGTCCGAGGCCGAAAGAATCACTGAGATACTTAAGCGTTCGGGTGAAACAGTCTATCGTATTGGCCGGGTTATCCCCGGCTCACGGAAAGTCCATATTGTTCGAGGAA
Encoded here:
- the purM gene encoding phosphoribosylformylglycinamidine cyclo-ligase, with the protein product MDHDAYKEAGVDIDAAMETKHHIRKLVRSTFRPEVLSDIGAFGGLFKPDFTGINDPVLVSSADGVGTKLKVAVMTGRHDTVGADLVNHCCNDILVMGAVPLFFLDYLAYSKHDNTLVQAVISGIAQACRENGCALIGGEMAELPDVYHPGEYDLAGVIVGVVGQGDILDGSRVSGGDVILGLASTGLHTNGYTLARKLLFRTAGLKPEDLLPGTGKTIADALLAVHRSYGPSVIPLLHAPGLHGMAHITGGGFTGNIDRTLPAHLDAVIDLDSWGIPPLFRFLTETGNLSDAEAYRTFNMGIGMTLTVDPSEAERITEILKRSGETVYRIGRVIPGSRKVHIVRGKKNTEDSNQKTE